From Rhodoferax sp. AJA081-3, the proteins below share one genomic window:
- a CDS encoding anthranilate synthase component I family protein yields MISESEFQALAAQGYNRIPLMAQAFADLETPLSLYLKLAHAPGQHADPDNGKYSFLLESVVGGERFGRYSFIGLPARTLLRASGFGAHARTEVVTDGVVVETSTANPLDFIASYQKRFKVALRPGLPRFCGGLAGYFGYDAVRYIEKKLQDSCPPDELGCPDILLLQCEELAVIDNLSGKLHLIVYADPGQPDAYASGGKRLRALKERLAQAVSIPAVKPTPSHPAQRDFAKADYIAAVERAKELIAGGDFMQVQVGQRIKKRYTESPLSLYRALRSLNPSPYMYYYHFGDFHVVGASPEILVRQELVNAGDTVSTKITIRPLAGTRPRGATPELDKAAEEELVGDPKERAEHVMLIDLARNDIGRIAQTGSVKVSDAFCVERYSHVMHIVSNVEGTLLPGMTSMDVLKATFPAGTLTGAPKVHAMELIDQLEPTKRGLYGGACGYLSYAGDMDVAIAIRTGIIKNQTLYVQAAAGVVADSVPELEWKETEAKARALLRAAELVEEGLE; encoded by the coding sequence GTGATTTCCGAATCCGAATTCCAGGCCCTGGCCGCCCAAGGCTACAACCGCATCCCGCTGATGGCCCAGGCCTTTGCCGACCTGGAGACACCCTTATCCCTGTACCTCAAGCTGGCCCATGCGCCGGGTCAGCACGCCGACCCCGACAACGGCAAATACAGCTTTTTGCTCGAATCCGTGGTGGGGGGTGAACGTTTCGGGCGCTACAGCTTCATCGGCCTGCCAGCCCGCACGTTATTGCGTGCCAGTGGTTTTGGCGCCCATGCCCGTACCGAGGTGGTGACCGACGGTGTAGTGGTGGAGACATCTACCGCCAACCCGCTGGACTTTATCGCCAGCTACCAAAAACGCTTCAAAGTGGCCTTGCGCCCTGGTCTGCCGCGGTTTTGTGGTGGCCTGGCGGGTTATTTTGGCTATGACGCCGTGCGTTACATCGAAAAAAAGCTGCAAGACAGCTGCCCGCCCGACGAGCTGGGTTGCCCCGACATCCTGCTGCTGCAGTGTGAAGAGCTGGCCGTCATCGACAACCTGTCGGGCAAGCTGCATTTGATCGTGTATGCCGACCCTGGTCAGCCGGATGCCTATGCAAGCGGTGGAAAGCGGCTGCGCGCACTGAAAGAACGTCTGGCCCAGGCGGTCAGCATTCCGGCCGTCAAACCCACGCCCAGTCACCCGGCCCAGCGCGACTTCGCCAAGGCCGATTACATCGCCGCGGTGGAGCGGGCCAAGGAACTGATCGCAGGTGGCGACTTCATGCAGGTCCAGGTGGGCCAGCGCATCAAGAAGCGTTACACCGAATCGCCGCTGAGCCTGTACCGCGCGCTGCGGTCGCTGAACCCCAGTCCCTATATGTACTACTACCACTTTGGGGATTTCCATGTGGTGGGGGCATCCCCTGAGATTCTGGTGAGACAGGAGTTGGTTAACGCTGGTGATACCGTGTCGACAAAGATCACGATCAGGCCACTGGCAGGCACACGCCCGAGAGGCGCCACACCCGAGCTGGACAAAGCCGCCGAGGAAGAGCTGGTTGGTGACCCCAAGGAGCGCGCCGAACACGTGATGCTGATCGACCTGGCGCGCAACGACATTGGCCGCATCGCCCAGACCGGCAGTGTCAAGGTGTCGGATGCCTTTTGTGTGGAGCGTTACAGCCACGTCATGCACATCGTCAGCAATGTTGAAGGCACACTCTTGCCCGGCATGACCAGCATGGACGTGCTCAAGGCCACCTTCCCCGCAGGCACGCTGACCGGTGCGCCCAAGGTGCACGCCATGGAGCTGATCGACCAGTTGGAGCCCACCAAACGCGGTCTGTACGGCGGCGCCTGCGGTTACCTGAGTTACGCCGGTGACATGGACGTGGCGATTGCCATCCGCACCGGCATCATCAAGAACCAGACCCTGTACGTACAAGCCGCCGCCGGCGTGGTGGCCGACAGCGTGCCGGAGCTGGAGTGGAAAGAAACAGAGGCCAAGGCACGTGCGCTCTTGCGCGCGGCAGAACTGGTCGAGGAGGGATTGGAATAA
- a CDS encoding chalcone isomerase family protein, which produces MKLHQRLLIAATGLLMASTVYAATIDVEGVKVEDSATVAGVKLTLNGAGVRYKGPFKVYVAELYTPKKVKSLEELVATPGPKRMTLVMTREIEAGPFGRLLTRGMEDNNPKAEMSKLVPGLMKMSELFSANKNFVPGDVIVMDWIPGTGLVVTVKGKVQTEPFKEPEFFKALMGIWLGPQPAYWKLKDNLLGDMS; this is translated from the coding sequence ATGAAACTGCACCAACGCTTGCTGATTGCCGCCACAGGTTTGCTGATGGCAAGCACCGTTTATGCGGCCACCATAGACGTCGAAGGTGTAAAGGTTGAAGACAGCGCAACCGTCGCCGGCGTCAAACTCACCCTCAACGGAGCAGGCGTACGGTACAAGGGCCCCTTCAAGGTGTACGTCGCCGAGCTGTACACGCCCAAAAAGGTGAAGTCACTGGAAGAGCTGGTGGCCACGCCCGGCCCCAAACGCATGACCCTGGTCATGACCCGCGAAATTGAGGCCGGCCCCTTTGGCAGGTTGTTAACCCGCGGCATGGAAGACAACAACCCCAAGGCCGAGATGTCCAAACTGGTACCGGGCCTCATGAAGATGAGCGAGCTGTTTTCGGCCAACAAGAACTTCGTGCCGGGAGATGTCATCGTGATGGACTGGATTCCCGGTACCGGACTGGTCGTCACGGTCAAAGGCAAGGTGCAGACTGAGCCCTTTAAGGAACCCGAATTTTTCAAGGCCCTGATGGGCATCTGGTTAGGCCCCCAACCCGCCTATTGGAAGCTGAAAGACAACCTGTTGGGTGACATGTCATAG
- a CDS encoding chalcone isomerase family protein yields MRLIKPSLLLAAALFFSLQATAAPTVIHGVKVQETAVVGGATLQLNGAGTRYKGPFKVYVGDLYTSKKVSSLEELIAAPGPKRLSMTMLREVEAGPFGKLLTRGVEDNTSKPEMSKLVPGLIRMGDIFTVNKVLLVGDVITLDWIPGTGMVVTAKGKVQGEPFKEPEFFKAMMSIWFGSSPADYMLKDAMLGITK; encoded by the coding sequence ATGCGCTTGATAAAACCTTCACTGCTTCTGGCAGCAGCCCTCTTCTTCAGCCTGCAGGCCACAGCCGCGCCCACGGTCATCCACGGCGTCAAAGTTCAGGAGACCGCCGTAGTGGGTGGCGCCACCTTGCAACTCAATGGTGCGGGCACCCGGTACAAGGGCCCGTTCAAGGTTTATGTGGGTGATTTGTACACCAGCAAAAAAGTTAGCTCATTGGAGGAGCTGATTGCGGCACCCGGCCCCAAACGCCTGTCCATGACCATGCTGCGTGAAGTGGAGGCAGGGCCTTTTGGCAAGCTGCTGACCCGCGGTGTAGAAGACAACACCTCCAAACCCGAAATGTCCAAGCTGGTCCCAGGCCTGATTCGCATGGGTGACATCTTCACCGTCAACAAAGTGTTGCTGGTTGGCGACGTCATCACCCTGGACTGGATTCCCGGCACCGGCATGGTGGTCACCGCCAAAGGCAAGGTACAGGGCGAGCCCTTCAAGGAGCCTGAATTCTTCAAGGCCATGATGTCCATCTGGTTTGGCAGTTCCCCTGCGGACTACATGCTCAAGGACGCGATGCTGGGCATCACCAAGTAA
- a CDS encoding methyl-accepting chemotaxis protein — translation MKLSLKLPLAFAFALGLLFLGGMFGIAKLNAALDVYEKNVLSTVAAHKKVAVIDSKFSTAIQEWKNVLLRGQEPKDLDRYWNAHIKEMKAVQDGLRELDAMNLDSAAKETLAKLERALPVVGEAYKKAFEEFKSMNFDPTIGDKAARGKDRESGALMAELKDKLSKAESETSSAATKDAAKATLWALVVMVIGAALGMAGGIWLSRQIVLPLARAVELADQVAHGQLNNNIDVRGKDEIAALLQSLKDMQGSLAKLVINVRQGSEGVATASAEIAQGNNDLSARTEQQASALEETAASMEELGSTVKQNADSARQANQLAQSASSVAVQGGVVVDQVVETMKGINESSRRIADIISVIDGIAFQTNILALNAAVEAARAGEQGRGFAVVASEVRSLAGRSAEAAKEIKSLIGASVERVEHGTTLVDQAGSTMKEVVDSIKRVTDIMGEISAASGEQSAGVQQVGEAVMQMDQATQQNAALVEEMAAAASSLKSQAQDLVQVVAAFKVDEGTGGGMARTATKVPRAPTAAAVRVPAKAPSKLATAASKPTSATTSAATALPKPEVTTRTKPTPAGGDDDWETF, via the coding sequence ATGAAACTCAGTCTGAAACTCCCCCTGGCCTTTGCGTTTGCGCTGGGCCTGCTCTTTCTGGGTGGCATGTTTGGCATTGCCAAACTCAATGCTGCGCTGGATGTGTATGAGAAAAACGTCTTGTCCACGGTGGCCGCCCACAAGAAGGTGGCGGTCATTGATTCCAAATTCTCCACGGCCATCCAGGAGTGGAAAAACGTGCTGCTGCGCGGGCAAGAGCCCAAGGACCTGGACCGGTACTGGAACGCACACATCAAGGAAATGAAGGCCGTGCAGGATGGCCTGCGTGAACTAGACGCCATGAACCTGGACAGCGCGGCCAAAGAGACGCTGGCCAAGCTTGAGCGCGCTTTGCCTGTCGTGGGTGAGGCTTACAAAAAGGCCTTTGAAGAGTTCAAATCCATGAACTTCGATCCCACCATAGGCGACAAGGCCGCCCGTGGCAAAGACCGGGAATCGGGCGCATTGATGGCAGAGCTGAAAGACAAACTGTCCAAGGCAGAAAGCGAAACATCGTCCGCCGCCACCAAGGACGCCGCCAAAGCCACTCTGTGGGCCCTGGTGGTGATGGTGATAGGTGCTGCCCTCGGCATGGCGGGCGGCATTTGGCTGAGCCGCCAGATTGTGCTGCCCCTGGCGCGGGCCGTGGAGCTGGCCGACCAGGTGGCGCATGGACAGCTGAACAACAACATCGACGTCCGGGGCAAGGACGAAATTGCCGCCCTGCTGCAGTCGCTCAAAGACATGCAAGGCAGCCTGGCCAAACTGGTGATCAATGTGCGCCAGGGTTCCGAAGGTGTGGCCACCGCCAGCGCGGAGATTGCCCAGGGCAACAACGACCTCTCTGCCCGCACCGAACAACAGGCCAGCGCGCTCGAAGAAACCGCGGCCAGCATGGAAGAGCTGGGCTCCACCGTCAAACAAAACGCCGACAGCGCCCGCCAGGCCAACCAGCTGGCGCAAAGCGCCTCCAGCGTGGCGGTGCAAGGGGGCGTGGTGGTGGACCAGGTGGTCGAAACCATGAAGGGCATCAACGAGTCCAGCCGCAGGATTGCCGACATCATCAGTGTCATCGACGGTATTGCCTTCCAGACCAATATCCTGGCGCTGAACGCGGCGGTGGAAGCGGCACGGGCTGGTGAACAGGGCCGTGGATTTGCAGTGGTGGCCAGCGAGGTGCGGTCCCTGGCCGGACGCAGCGCCGAAGCGGCCAAAGAGATCAAGTCCTTGATTGGTGCCAGCGTGGAGCGCGTGGAACACGGCACCACCCTGGTCGACCAGGCCGGCAGCACCATGAAAGAAGTGGTGGACAGCATCAAACGCGTGACCGACATCATGGGCGAGATCAGCGCCGCCAGTGGTGAACAAAGCGCAGGTGTGCAACAGGTGGGCGAAGCCGTGATGCAGATGGACCAGGCCACCCAACAAAACGCCGCCCTGGTCGAAGAAATGGCCGCTGCCGCGAGCAGCCTGAAGAGCCAGGCCCAGGACCTGGTGCAGGTGGTTGCCGCCTTCAAGGTTGACGAGGGCACGGGTGGCGGCATGGCCCGCACGGCAACCAAGGTGCCCCGTGCACCCACAGCGGCCGCGGTACGGGTACCCGCTAAAGCACCGTCCAAGTTGGCTACCGCCGCATCCAAGCCCACTTCTGCCACAACATCGGCTGCCACCGCCTTGCCAAAACCCGAAGTGACCACCCGCACCAAACCCACACCGGCCGGTGGTGACGACGACTGGGAGACTTTTTAA
- a CDS encoding bifunctional diguanylate cyclase/phosphodiesterase — MPGSKPSDPASEAQAALVERLKRLAVVAERSSNAVALADADRTVVWVNQAFTGMMGLVAQVCVGQQLAVLLERGHADPAAFAQFRDAVDKGQALKREISLRSANGEPRWALMDLQPMHGDDGELTGWVAVATDLTDLRAQQRLLTLAVDGAGLGTWQWDVATGAMQCNQRMLDMMGYQRMDIAMHIDAWHAVTHPEDLKPWTAAVMAQVRDPSVPLRMSMRIRHSSGRWVWILIVGAVVDRSVHGNALRMAGVAMDVQAQKTMEQELRAAARTDVLTQLPNRSAVLQTIELAIARRKAQPGYHFAVLFMDFDRFKQVNDTLGHGVGDDLLRQIAARLQHSLRPGDSLLHTSDFAHMAARIGGDEFVVVLDDIRGDLDAEIVASRLIDVLSVPYTVGTNKVNSSVSIGIVTSTHAADDADGALRDADIAMYEAKRTGRARYVMFEPSMRQQVNASVSLENDLRQALEKQELFVVYQPLVNLATGTFTGMEALLRWRHPVRGMVSPVEFIPVAEASGLIASLGQFVLQTACSTFAAMPLVVAEGVYPTLAVNLSRAQLRQPGLVADVQDALRTNGLSPQQLVLEVTESLAAQDEEVLTTLHGIRALGVALSLDDFGTGYSSLSCLHELPVNFVKVDRSFVSQAQDSAYHRVLIEATIRMANTLGLGTVAEGIETEGQARLMADLGCDKGQGYLYGKPLEAQALVAWVRDRAG; from the coding sequence ATGCCAGGCTCCAAACCCTCTGATCCTGCATCTGAAGCCCAGGCTGCGCTGGTTGAACGCCTGAAACGCCTGGCCGTGGTGGCCGAGCGCAGCTCCAATGCGGTGGCGCTGGCCGATGCCGACCGCACCGTGGTCTGGGTCAACCAGGCCTTTACCGGCATGATGGGGCTGGTGGCGCAGGTCTGTGTGGGCCAACAACTGGCGGTGCTGCTGGAGCGGGGCCATGCAGACCCCGCCGCCTTTGCCCAGTTTCGCGACGCGGTGGACAAGGGCCAAGCCCTCAAACGGGAAATCAGCCTGCGGTCCGCCAACGGCGAGCCGCGCTGGGCCCTGATGGACCTGCAGCCCATGCACGGTGATGACGGTGAGCTGACCGGCTGGGTGGCGGTGGCCACCGACCTGACCGATCTGCGGGCCCAGCAGCGCCTGTTGACCCTGGCGGTGGATGGTGCAGGGCTGGGCACCTGGCAGTGGGACGTAGCCACCGGCGCCATGCAGTGCAACCAACGTATGCTGGACATGATGGGTTACCAGCGTATGGACATTGCCATGCATATTGATGCGTGGCACGCCGTGACCCATCCGGAGGACCTCAAGCCCTGGACCGCGGCTGTGATGGCGCAGGTGCGTGACCCCTCGGTTCCGTTGCGCATGTCCATGCGGATTCGCCACAGCAGCGGGCGCTGGGTCTGGATACTGATTGTGGGTGCCGTGGTGGACCGCTCGGTCCATGGCAACGCGCTGCGTATGGCCGGTGTGGCCATGGACGTGCAGGCCCAGAAAACCATGGAGCAGGAGCTGCGTGCCGCCGCCCGCACCGATGTGCTCACCCAACTGCCCAACCGCAGCGCCGTGTTGCAGACCATAGAGCTGGCGATTGCGCGCCGCAAGGCACAACCCGGTTACCACTTTGCGGTCTTGTTCATGGACTTTGACCGCTTCAAACAGGTCAACGACACCCTGGGCCACGGCGTGGGGGATGACCTGTTGCGCCAGATCGCCGCACGCCTGCAACACAGCCTGCGCCCGGGCGACAGCCTGCTGCACACCAGTGATTTTGCGCACATGGCGGCCCGCATCGGTGGTGACGAATTTGTGGTGGTGCTGGACGATATACGCGGCGACCTAGACGCAGAAATTGTGGCCAGCCGCCTGATCGACGTGTTGTCCGTGCCCTATACCGTGGGCACCAACAAGGTCAACTCATCGGTCAGCATTGGCATTGTGACCAGCACCCATGCGGCCGACGACGCCGATGGTGCGCTGCGCGATGCTGACATTGCCATGTACGAAGCCAAGCGCACGGGGCGTGCACGGTACGTCATGTTTGAGCCTTCCATGCGCCAGCAGGTGAATGCCTCGGTGTCGCTGGAAAACGACCTGCGCCAGGCCCTGGAGAAGCAGGAGCTGTTTGTGGTCTACCAGCCCCTGGTCAACCTGGCCACGGGCACCTTTACCGGCATGGAGGCCTTGCTGCGCTGGCGCCACCCGGTGCGGGGCATGGTGTCGCCGGTAGAGTTCATCCCGGTGGCCGAGGCCAGTGGCCTGATTGCATCGCTGGGGCAGTTTGTATTGCAGACCGCGTGCAGCACCTTCGCGGCCATGCCGCTGGTGGTGGCCGAGGGCGTGTACCCCACGCTGGCGGTCAACCTGTCACGCGCCCAACTGCGCCAGCCTGGCCTGGTGGCCGATGTGCAAGATGCCCTGCGCACCAATGGCCTGTCACCCCAGCAACTGGTGCTGGAGGTGACCGAAAGCCTGGCTGCGCAGGATGAAGAGGTGTTGACCACGCTGCATGGCATACGTGCCCTAGGGGTGGCCCTGTCGCTGGACGATTTCGGTACCGGGTATTCGTCCTTGTCATGCCTGCACGAGTTGCCGGTGAATTTTGTCAAGGTCGACCGCTCCTTTGTCAGCCAGGCACAGGACAGTGCCTACCACCGCGTGCTGATCGAAGCCACCATTCGCATGGCCAACACCTTGGGGCTGGGTACGGTGGCCGAGGGTATCGAAACCGAGGGCCAAGCCCGCCTGATGGCCGATCTGGGTTGTGACAAGGGCCAGGGTTACCTGTATGGCAAACCGCTGGAAGCCCAGGCGCTGGTGGCCTGGGTGCGGGACCGCGCGGGTTAA
- the rpe gene encoding ribulose-phosphate 3-epimerase, with translation MTYRIAPSILSADFARLGEEVKNVIAAGSDWIHFDVMDNHYVPNLTFGPMVCQALKPHAKTAAGVAVPIDVHLMISPVDALAAAFADAGADYISFHPDASGHVHRSIQAIKSKGVKAGLVFNPAEPLDVLDWVIDDIDLILIMSVNPGFGGQSFIDSALRKIADVRKRIDASGKDIRLEVDGGIKVDNIRRVADAGADTFVAGSAIFGKPDYKAVVDAMRHALAA, from the coding sequence ATGACCTACCGCATCGCCCCCTCCATACTCTCCGCTGACTTTGCCCGCCTGGGTGAAGAAGTCAAAAACGTCATTGCCGCCGGTTCCGACTGGATCCACTTCGACGTCATGGACAACCACTATGTGCCCAACCTGACGTTCGGCCCCATGGTCTGTCAGGCTTTGAAGCCCCATGCCAAGACCGCTGCCGGTGTGGCCGTGCCGATTGACGTGCATTTGATGATTTCGCCGGTGGACGCACTGGCCGCAGCCTTTGCCGATGCGGGGGCCGACTACATCAGCTTCCACCCCGATGCCTCCGGTCACGTGCACCGCAGCATCCAGGCCATCAAGTCCAAGGGCGTGAAGGCCGGGCTGGTGTTCAACCCAGCCGAGCCGCTGGATGTGCTGGACTGGGTGATCGACGACATCGACCTCATCCTCATCATGAGTGTCAACCCCGGTTTTGGCGGCCAGAGTTTTATCGATTCCGCCTTGCGCAAGATCGCGGACGTGCGCAAACGCATCGATGCCAGCGGCAAGGACATCCGCCTGGAAGTGGATGGCGGCATCAAGGTCGACAACATCCGCCGCGTGGCCGACGCCGGGGCCGACACCTTCGTCGCCGGCAGCGCCATCTTTGGCAAACCCGATTACAAGGCGGTGGTTGACGCCATGCGCCACGCGCTGGCCGCCTAG
- the apaG gene encoding Co2+/Mg2+ efflux protein ApaG, whose translation MAKYQFSVEVLPQFLPEQSAPDEDQYVFAYTITITNTGDVTAQLISRAWNVNDSNGHTERVKGLGVVGQQPLLKPGQAFEYTSGTRLRTPTGTMHGSFFCVAEDGEKFEADIPMFVLDALSGEAGVGGSRTLH comes from the coding sequence ATGGCCAAGTATCAATTTTCTGTCGAAGTTTTACCGCAATTCCTGCCCGAACAGTCCGCACCGGACGAGGACCAGTATGTGTTTGCCTACACCATCACCATCACCAACACCGGTGATGTGACGGCCCAGCTGATCTCACGCGCCTGGAATGTCAACGACTCCAACGGGCATACCGAACGGGTCAAGGGCCTGGGCGTGGTGGGCCAGCAGCCCCTGCTCAAGCCCGGCCAGGCCTTTGAATACACCAGCGGCACCCGCCTGCGCACACCCACCGGCACCATGCACGGCAGTTTCTTTTGTGTGGCAGAAGACGGTGAAAAGTTCGAGGCCGATATCCCCATGTTTGTGCTGGACGCACTGAGTGGCGAAGCCGGCGTGGGCGGTTCGCGCACCTTGCACTGA
- a CDS encoding site-specific recombinase: protein MTQPPARPAPPPAEQQALLYLLDTMDADASQVQRHLWLIRLMDWIRGDGSSADAAVARVGQLITAVEADPATTIRLQVWWRTLLDTVDGTTLLSDYGFASRNAFVSELVERLHYKLLPVSPETTDASDLFALVMPSALDAAWLAALPGTYLERLAELLSAPASGMQGAAHPKLTYWQNTLLEAMTFCTSQIRAAGFSPEIRLRMSVRARDASPFHTLASDFDTLRDAWLAQLDGSGSGADLAQAVNHFRTRLDACRNAASTVYTHLDAHGISVDLVFRLRQLRERVMRIRALLDCLLVDPPHVHTALLMSHLASVGQDQRSLRALFSNSTSLLAAKVAERSSEVGEHYITRTRSEYRGMLRSAAGGGALTALTTGLKFAIMAVGLTAFWNGFWSGLMYAASFVLIQLLHCTLATKQPAMTAPAMAAKLRDFSDAGAMHAFVDEVTHLVRSQVAAVLGNVVVVFPAVLLISGAMQLAIGRPMISAEAAAYVFQSLTLLGPCLLFAAFTGVLLFASSILAGWVENWFVLHRLDSALRYNPHITRRLGVERADRWALFMRQHISGFASNISLGFMLGLFPAIFGFLGLGLDVRHVTLSTGQLAAACAALGWDVVRNPALWWAVASIPFIGALNLSVSFYLAFRVALQAHSVTGLGRVRIRRAVLERLRSEPMSFLRPAREEG, encoded by the coding sequence ATGACACAGCCCCCCGCGCGCCCTGCCCCACCCCCAGCCGAGCAGCAGGCGCTGCTGTACCTGCTGGACACCATGGACGCCGATGCCAGCCAGGTGCAGCGCCACCTGTGGCTGATACGCCTGATGGACTGGATACGCGGCGACGGCAGCTCGGCCGACGCCGCGGTGGCCCGGGTGGGCCAGCTGATCACCGCGGTGGAGGCCGACCCGGCCACCACCATACGCCTGCAAGTCTGGTGGCGCACGCTGCTGGACACAGTGGACGGCACCACCCTGCTGTCCGACTACGGTTTTGCCTCGCGCAATGCTTTTGTCAGCGAGTTGGTGGAGCGCCTGCACTACAAGCTGCTGCCGGTGTCGCCGGAAACCACGGACGCCTCCGACCTGTTTGCCCTGGTCATGCCCAGCGCGCTGGACGCCGCCTGGCTGGCGGCCCTGCCCGGCACCTACCTGGAGCGCCTGGCGGAGTTGCTCAGCGCACCCGCCTCTGGCATGCAGGGCGCGGCCCACCCCAAGCTGACCTACTGGCAAAACACCCTGCTGGAGGCCATGACCTTTTGCACCAGCCAGATCCGGGCGGCCGGCTTCTCCCCCGAGATACGCCTGCGCATGAGTGTGCGGGCGCGCGACGCCAGCCCCTTCCACACCCTGGCGTCCGACTTTGACACCCTGCGCGACGCCTGGCTGGCGCAGCTGGACGGCAGCGGCTCGGGCGCCGACCTGGCGCAGGCCGTGAACCACTTTCGCACCCGCCTGGATGCCTGCCGCAACGCAGCCTCCACGGTCTACACCCACCTGGACGCCCACGGCATCTCGGTGGACCTGGTATTCCGCCTGCGCCAGCTGCGTGAGCGGGTGATGCGCATCCGCGCCCTGCTGGACTGCCTGCTGGTCGACCCGCCCCATGTTCACACCGCGCTGCTGATGTCGCACCTGGCCAGCGTGGGGCAGGACCAGCGCAGCCTGCGCGCCCTGTTTTCCAACAGCACCTCGCTCTTGGCGGCCAAGGTGGCCGAGCGTAGCTCCGAAGTGGGAGAACACTACATCACCCGCACCCGCAGCGAATACCGCGGCATGCTGCGCAGTGCGGCCGGTGGCGGCGCATTGACGGCGCTCACCACCGGGCTGAAGTTCGCCATCATGGCTGTGGGGCTCACCGCCTTTTGGAACGGCTTTTGGTCCGGCCTGATGTATGCCGCGAGTTTTGTGCTGATCCAGCTGCTGCACTGCACGCTGGCCACCAAACAACCGGCCATGACCGCTCCGGCCATGGCGGCCAAACTGCGCGACTTCTCCGACGCGGGTGCCATGCATGCCTTTGTGGACGAGGTGACCCACCTGGTGCGCTCGCAGGTGGCGGCGGTGCTGGGCAATGTGGTGGTGGTGTTCCCCGCCGTGTTGCTGATTTCGGGCGCCATGCAACTGGCCATCGGCCGGCCCATGATCAGTGCCGAGGCGGCGGCCTACGTTTTCCAGTCGCTGACGCTCTTGGGGCCCTGCCTGCTGTTTGCGGCCTTTACCGGCGTGTTGTTGTTTGCCTCCAGCATATTGGCCGGCTGGGTGGAAAACTGGTTTGTGCTGCACCGGCTGGACTCGGCCCTGCGCTACAACCCCCACATCACCCGGCGCCTGGGTGTGGAGCGGGCCGACCGCTGGGCGCTGTTCATGCGGCAGCACATTTCGGGATTTGCTTCGAACATCTCGCTGGGCTTCATGCTGGGCCTGTTTCCGGCCATCTTCGGATTCTTGGGCCTGGGCCTGGACGTGCGCCACGTCACCCTGTCCACAGGCCAGCTGGCGGCCGCCTGCGCCGCCCTGGGCTGGGATGTGGTGCGCAACCCGGCGCTGTGGTGGGCCGTTGCCAGCATTCCCTTCATTGGCGCGCTCAACCTCAGCGTGAGTTTTTACCTGGCCTTCCGCGTGGCCCTGCAAGCCCATAGCGTGACCGGCCTGGGCCGTGTGCGCATACGCCGTGCGGTGCTGGAGCGCCTGCGCAGTGAGCCCATGAGCTTTTTGCGCCCCGCCCGCGAAGAAGGCTGA
- the thiL gene encoding thiamine-phosphate kinase: MGEFELIRRFFTRPTPRAVLGVGDDCALLQPGPGMQLAISTDMLVAGRHFFDNTDPRRLGHKALAVNLSDLAACGAKPLAFTLALSLPTADTDWLEPFAEGLLALADAHSCELVGGDTTQGPLNICITVFGEVPAGPPLRAGMPATQALLRGGAQAGDDIYVSGTLGDARLALEALQGHIQLPTDLMAAARLRLEQPTPRVALGLALRGVASAAADISDGLLGDLGHILERSGVGATLDTSIAITLIASQAYFSGARGQFHQNPSELTALQCVLGGGDDYELVFCAAPAQRAAVLAAAQASATPVTRVGHIDAQPGLRLVDAQGAPVDHHFASFDHFRSNKAANTTAP; this comes from the coding sequence ATGGGTGAGTTCGAACTGATACGCCGCTTCTTCACCCGGCCCACACCCCGCGCGGTGCTGGGCGTGGGGGACGACTGTGCGCTGCTGCAGCCAGGGCCCGGCATGCAACTGGCCATCTCTACCGACATGCTGGTGGCCGGCCGCCACTTTTTTGACAACACCGACCCGCGCCGCCTGGGCCACAAGGCACTGGCCGTCAACCTGAGCGACCTGGCCGCTTGTGGCGCCAAGCCGCTGGCGTTTACGCTGGCCCTGTCGCTGCCCACCGCCGATACCGACTGGCTGGAACCCTTTGCGGAGGGCCTGCTGGCGCTGGCCGATGCACACAGCTGCGAACTGGTGGGCGGTGACACCACGCAGGGTCCGCTGAACATTTGCATCACGGTGTTTGGCGAGGTGCCGGCCGGTCCACCCTTGCGCGCAGGCATGCCCGCCACGCAGGCCCTGCTGCGCGGTGGAGCCCAGGCTGGCGACGACATCTATGTGAGCGGCACACTGGGCGATGCGCGGCTTGCACTGGAAGCCTTGCAAGGCCATATTCAGTTGCCCACCGATCTAATGGCCGCAGCCCGTTTGCGACTGGAGCAGCCCACGCCGCGCGTGGCGTTGGGCCTGGCCCTGCGCGGCGTCGCCAGCGCAGCGGCCGATATCAGCGACGGGCTGCTGGGCGACCTGGGCCACATCCTGGAACGCTCGGGCGTAGGGGCTACGCTGGACACATCAATTGCTATTACTTTGATAGCTTCACAGGCATATTTCTCGGGGGCTAGAGGCCAATTTCACCAAAACCCTTCTGAACTGACGGCCTTGCAGTGTGTACTGGGCGGCGGAGACGACTACGAACTGGTGTTCTGCGCCGCACCCGCGCAACGCGCCGCCGTGTTGGCCGCAGCCCAGGCCAGCGCCACACCGGTCACCCGCGTGGGGCACATCGATGCCCAGCCGGGCCTGCGGCTGGTGGATGCACAGGGCGCACCCGTGGACCACCACTTTGCTTCCTTTGACCACTTCCGGTCCAACAAGGCCGCCAACACCACTGCACCATGA